A single window of Desulfovibrio psychrotolerans DNA harbors:
- a CDS encoding winged helix-turn-helix transcriptional regulator, with the protein MEKELTPTSAADGVEQALKVLEGKWKLLIMFHLFGGKLLRFSELERAIPAITQKMLTQQLRQMEADGVVRRILHHQLPPKVEYGLTEWGQALCPVLDALLKWADLRDDLR; encoded by the coding sequence ATGGAAAAAGAATTGACCCCCACCTCCGCTGCCGATGGCGTGGAACAGGCGCTCAAAGTTCTCGAAGGGAAGTGGAAACTGCTGATCATGTTCCACTTATTCGGCGGCAAGTTATTGCGTTTCTCAGAACTGGAAAGAGCAATTCCCGCCATCACACAGAAGATGTTGACCCAGCAGCTTCGCCAGATGGAAGCCGATGGCGTTGTTCGGCGTATCCTCCATCATCAGCTGCCGCCCAAGGTCGAATACGGCCTCACCGAGTGGGGCCAAGCCCTCTGCCCGGTGCTTGATGCACTCCTGAAATGGGCTGATCTACGCGATGACCTCCGTTAG
- a CDS encoding nuclear transport factor 2 family protein: MSIKLPKPVDAYFVADRGDSEAVAQCFAEDAVVKDEGHTYQGLSAIKQWKEDASQQYTYTSEPFACEDKDGRIIVTSKVTGNFPGSPVDLHYSFSVEGDKIVSLEITL; encoded by the coding sequence ATGTCTATCAAACTTCCCAAACCCGTTGACGCCTATTTTGTTGCAGACAGAGGTGATAGCGAAGCGGTTGCCCAATGCTTTGCTGAGGACGCCGTTGTAAAGGACGAAGGCCACACCTACCAAGGCCTAAGCGCCATTAAGCAGTGGAAAGAGGATGCCTCGCAGCAATACACGTACACGAGCGAGCCTTTTGCGTGCGAAGACAAGGATGGCAGGATAATCGTCACCAGCAAGGTGACCGGCAATTTTCCCGGCAGTCCCGTTGACCTTCACTATTCTTTCAGCGTTGAAGGCGACAAGATTGTCTCTCTGGAAATCACGTTATGA
- a CDS encoding SDR family oxidoreductase, with product MSFTLELHGRRALVTAGTKGVGAAVVESLRNAGVTVVAVARSVPEVAPEGVMYVAADLTSASGCQAVADAVLSSLGGVDIIINVLGGSKASAGGFARLDDGEWEAEINLNLMPAVRVDRALLPSMIAQGSGVVIHVTSIQHELPLPESTTAYAAAKAALSTYSKSLSKEVTPKGIRVVRVSPGWVETEAAVRLVERVADQAGTDCEGGKKIIMDSLGGIPLGRPARPQEVADLITFLVSPRAGSITGTEYVIDGGTVPTA from the coding sequence ATGAGCTTTACTCTTGAACTCCATGGCCGCAGAGCGCTTGTTACGGCCGGTACCAAGGGCGTGGGCGCAGCTGTTGTTGAGTCTTTGCGCAATGCCGGCGTTACGGTCGTGGCCGTGGCGCGGTCGGTTCCCGAAGTCGCCCCAGAAGGCGTTATGTATGTCGCGGCTGATCTGACTTCAGCAAGCGGATGCCAGGCGGTGGCGGATGCCGTGCTCAGTAGTCTTGGCGGTGTTGATATCATCATCAATGTTCTCGGCGGATCGAAAGCATCGGCTGGCGGCTTCGCGAGGCTGGATGACGGGGAATGGGAGGCGGAAATCAATTTGAATCTGATGCCTGCTGTGCGCGTTGACCGGGCGTTGCTCCCTTCAATGATCGCACAGGGGTCAGGTGTTGTCATTCACGTCACGTCCATACAGCACGAATTGCCCCTGCCGGAATCGACGACCGCTTATGCGGCAGCAAAAGCTGCGCTATCGACCTACAGCAAGAGTTTGTCGAAGGAGGTGACGCCGAAAGGCATTCGTGTGGTGCGTGTCTCTCCGGGTTGGGTTGAGACGGAAGCAGCTGTCCGGCTTGTTGAGCGGGTAGCAGATCAGGCCGGAACGGATTGCGAGGGAGGGAAGAAGATTATCATGGATTCCCTTGGTGGAATTCCGCTTGGTCGCCCGGCCCGGCCTCAGGAAGTGGCTGATTTGATCACATTCCTCGTCTCGCCGCGCGCAGGATCGATCACGGGCACCGAGTACGTCATAGACGGCGGGACCGTGCCCACGGCGTGA
- a CDS encoding response regulator: MPQLKVLLVDDEPDFLEFMSKRLTRRGLEVATAGSGEDALQKVRSGAFDVVVLDVKMPGMGGLECLRRIKEHNPDIQAVMLTGHADLSDSSQGFALGVFEYLIKPVLLDDLLEAIVNACSCSRVRRGGGKCNLPE, encoded by the coding sequence ATGCCGCAGTTGAAAGTCTTGCTTGTGGACGATGAACCCGATTTTCTTGAATTCATGAGCAAACGCCTGACCCGGCGGGGGCTGGAAGTAGCCACCGCAGGCAGCGGTGAAGACGCGCTTCAAAAAGTCCGGTCCGGAGCCTTTGACGTGGTGGTGCTGGATGTGAAGATGCCCGGCATGGGCGGGCTGGAATGCCTGCGCCGCATCAAGGAGCACAATCCGGACATTCAGGCGGTTATGCTCACAGGCCACGCGGATCTGTCGGATTCCTCGCAGGGGTTTGCTCTCGGCGTCTTTGAATATCTCATCAAGCCCGTTCTTCTGGACGACCTGCTGGAGGCCATTGTCAACGCCTGTTCGTGCAGTCGTGTCAGGCGCGGTGGTGGAAAATGTAATCTACCCGAGTAG
- a CDS encoding PEP/pyruvate-binding domain-containing protein, which translates to MDRPNILSRLFALIGRRQADPVDKERMREMHRARCNDFRLLIRANNRALEGMSEIEEALRGTVPFGMSFVRGKAVLVASAVHQMILRINALSDNRYAALEEQFSRINQTIGEIVEPRREAGRGQPVVPLEAVGREHADEAGPKVVNLCLASRNAGLGMPEGFVVTASAYRMFMDHAGLRDEIHRQMQMADIGDLEGLAALSHTLQQQIVQAPLPPALEEAMLRARDALHANGKGPYLLAVRSSALGEDLPGASAAGQYRSLLNVEPDDLFAAYRQVVAGKYDVPAIAYRFNRGIRDDDVDMCVCCMVMVDAVAGGVAYSRDPVHLHMPRILINAVDGPPVAVVDGSRRPDLYMVEGVPLPMQNGAGSGPEEISAGKAPVEKPPAQDSPPKLTKVPAEQGVPLLTGDILSDALIFRLAEHVARLDVYFGGPQDVEWAVDRAGEIILLQCRPLHQTADRERTQTPVPEGMPAPLLEGGVTAAPGVAHGPLHILRNSEDAYACPRGAIAVVVQSLPRWAPVMGRIAGLVAEQGSTTGHLASVAREFGIPALFGIPGAVDALDGAESATLDADALRVYAGRVEELLADRPEPRNLMLGSPVHATLSKVAEHIVPLRLLDPTSAEFSPEHCRTFHDITRFCHEKAVEELFRPDERFPREAASRQLYFKRPMQYRVVDLDDGVAEDADERFVQLKDVRSIPMLALWEGMTAVPLDAPVPMDTRGFMSVLIEASANPELDPATHSGFTQQNYFMISSTFCNLQARFGFHFSTVEAQITDNPDENYATIRFKGGAADLDRRLRRVRLIAELLEARGFRSEVFEDALFARMEGLDAADTEIGFGVLGFIIMHSRQLDMVLANNARLAEWKARLEQGMDTAVQAVERRRADGWKVEEA; encoded by the coding sequence ATGGACCGTCCCAACATCCTCAGCAGGCTGTTTGCCCTTATCGGGCGCAGGCAGGCGGACCCGGTGGACAAGGAGCGTATGCGGGAGATGCATCGCGCGCGGTGCAACGATTTTCGTCTGCTCATCCGGGCTAACAACAGGGCGCTGGAAGGCATGTCGGAAATTGAGGAAGCCCTGCGCGGTACCGTGCCTTTCGGTATGTCTTTTGTGCGCGGCAAGGCGGTGCTGGTGGCGTCTGCCGTGCACCAGATGATCTTGCGTATAAACGCCTTGTCAGACAATCGCTATGCCGCGCTGGAAGAACAGTTCTCCCGCATTAACCAGACCATTGGCGAGATTGTGGAGCCAAGGCGGGAGGCGGGCAGGGGGCAGCCTGTGGTCCCGCTGGAAGCCGTGGGAAGGGAGCATGCCGATGAGGCGGGGCCCAAGGTGGTGAACCTGTGCCTTGCCAGCCGTAACGCCGGGCTGGGCATGCCGGAAGGATTTGTGGTGACGGCCAGCGCCTACCGCATGTTTATGGATCATGCCGGGCTGCGTGATGAAATTCACCGCCAGATGCAGATGGCGGATATAGGCGACCTGGAAGGGCTGGCGGCCCTGAGCCACACCTTGCAGCAGCAGATTGTGCAGGCCCCTCTGCCCCCGGCTCTGGAAGAGGCCATGCTGCGCGCGCGCGATGCCTTGCACGCCAACGGAAAAGGGCCGTATCTTCTGGCCGTGCGCAGCAGCGCGCTGGGGGAAGATTTGCCCGGAGCTTCTGCGGCCGGCCAGTACCGCTCCTTGCTTAATGTGGAACCGGACGACCTGTTTGCCGCGTACCGACAGGTAGTGGCGGGAAAATACGATGTTCCGGCCATCGCCTACCGTTTCAACCGGGGTATCCGGGACGATGATGTGGACATGTGCGTGTGCTGCATGGTCATGGTGGATGCGGTGGCGGGCGGGGTGGCCTACAGCCGCGACCCCGTGCACCTGCATATGCCGCGAATTCTCATAAACGCGGTGGACGGCCCGCCGGTTGCGGTGGTGGACGGCAGCAGGCGGCCCGACCTGTACATGGTGGAGGGAGTGCCCCTTCCGATGCAGAACGGAGCGGGCAGCGGACCTGAGGAGATATCTGCCGGTAAAGCGCCCGTTGAGAAGCCACCGGCACAGGATTCGCCCCCGAAGCTGACCAAGGTTCCCGCCGAGCAGGGGGTTCCCCTGCTTACGGGCGATATTCTTTCTGATGCTCTCATCTTCCGGCTGGCGGAGCATGTGGCCAGACTGGATGTGTATTTCGGCGGGCCGCAGGACGTGGAATGGGCGGTGGACCGCGCCGGGGAGATTATTCTTCTGCAATGCAGGCCGTTGCATCAGACGGCGGACCGCGAACGGACGCAGACCCCGGTGCCGGAAGGCATGCCCGCCCCCCTGCTGGAAGGCGGCGTTACCGCTGCGCCGGGTGTGGCGCACGGCCCGTTGCATATTCTGCGAAACAGTGAAGATGCCTACGCCTGTCCACGGGGTGCCATAGCCGTGGTTGTGCAGTCGCTGCCCCGCTGGGCCCCCGTTATGGGGCGCATAGCGGGGCTTGTTGCTGAACAGGGCAGCACGACCGGGCATCTGGCCAGCGTTGCACGCGAGTTTGGCATTCCGGCGCTTTTCGGCATTCCGGGAGCTGTGGATGCGCTGGACGGCGCAGAATCCGCCACTCTGGATGCCGATGCTCTGCGTGTCTACGCGGGACGGGTGGAGGAACTGCTGGCAGACAGGCCGGAACCGCGCAACCTGATGCTGGGCAGTCCTGTGCATGCCACACTCTCCAAGGTGGCGGAACACATTGTGCCGTTGCGGTTGCTGGACCCCACATCGGCCGAATTCAGCCCGGAACACTGCCGGACATTCCATGATATCACCCGGTTTTGCCATGAGAAGGCCGTGGAGGAACTCTTCAGGCCCGATGAACGGTTCCCCCGCGAGGCGGCGAGCCGTCAGCTCTATTTCAAACGCCCCATGCAGTACAGGGTGGTGGATCTGGATGATGGCGTGGCCGAAGACGCGGATGAACGGTTTGTGCAGCTTAAGGATGTTCGTTCCATCCCCATGCTTGCCCTGTGGGAGGGCATGACCGCCGTGCCGCTGGACGCCCCGGTGCCCATGGATACGCGGGGATTCATGTCCGTGCTCATTGAGGCTTCTGCCAATCCGGAACTGGACCCGGCAACGCATTCCGGTTTTACCCAGCAGAATTATTTCATGATATCTTCCACGTTCTGCAACCTGCAGGCGCGGTTCGGGTTCCATTTCAGCACGGTGGAGGCGCAGATAACCGACAACCCGGATGAAAACTACGCCACCATACGATTCAAGGGCGGCGCGGCGGACCTGGACCGCAGGCTGCGCCGGGTGCGGCTTATCGCTGAGCTTCTTGAAGCGCGCGGGTTCCGGTCTGAGGTGTTTGAGGACGCCCTGTTTGCGCGCATGGAGGGGTTGGATGCCGCAGATACGGAAATCGGGTTCGGCGTTCTGGGCTTCATTATCATGCACAGCCGCCAGCTGGACATGGTGCTCGCCAATAACGCGCGTCTGGCAGAATGGAAGGCCCGGCTCGAACAGGGGATGGATACGGCGGTGCAGGCTGTTGAACGTCGGCGGGCAGACGGCTGGAAGGTGGAAGAGGCATGA
- a CDS encoding sensor histidine kinase → MTDNKYSRLLGRIVFISLGFSLIPLITLSAFMYHQFTATYNAKVASNLRTMVENKRMSVDLFLDEKIFSLHALARLHEYEAITSPGYLKRVFREISSHRTPSFVDLGVIDGNGKHVAYEGPYRLEEADYSDADWFQEVLMRGVHVSDVFMGLRRFPHFVIAIRRDEGERTWILRATVDLNLFNSLVQSVQVGERGDAFLMNGNGELQTASRFNGGPLARAPIEPVERFRGVRTRDAAMHGRAYLAGMAWLEKAPWVLVISEDLAEGMSPLLSTQTDVLLITGFGVIFIVLGTILTSRTVVERIRKADLDSARLDASLLHQSKMAALGKMAAGVAHELNNPLTLIREAAGWLRDLMDPDEKEPLDRKEGCEVLDRIDSYIERARGITHRMLSFGRRMDPVREHVNLNQLVGETVAFLENEAMHRSITIEKEYDPALPTVSTDPSQMQQVFLNLIDNAIDAVGEDGVITVRTSVYGDGKFARVEVVDTGPGIPQHVLDKVFDPFFTTKSVGEGTGLGLAISFGIVENMGGHLLVDSEVGKGTTFSVLLPLG, encoded by the coding sequence ATGACAGACAATAAATATTCCCGGCTTCTCGGCCGTATCGTCTTCATTTCGCTGGGGTTTTCTCTCATTCCGCTCATCACCCTCAGCGCGTTCATGTATCATCAGTTCACGGCCACGTATAATGCCAAGGTTGCAAGCAACCTGCGCACCATGGTTGAGAACAAGCGCATGTCTGTGGATCTTTTTCTGGATGAAAAGATTTTCTCCCTGCATGCGCTTGCCCGGTTGCACGAGTATGAGGCCATAACCTCGCCGGGGTACCTGAAACGGGTGTTCCGCGAAATATCATCGCACCGCACCCCCTCTTTTGTGGATCTGGGGGTCATAGACGGCAACGGCAAACATGTTGCCTATGAAGGGCCCTACCGGCTGGAAGAAGCCGACTACAGCGATGCTGACTGGTTTCAGGAAGTGCTTATGCGGGGCGTGCATGTGAGCGATGTGTTCATGGGGCTGCGCCGGTTTCCGCATTTCGTCATAGCCATCCGGCGCGATGAAGGGGAGCGCACATGGATTCTGCGCGCTACGGTGGATCTTAACCTCTTCAACTCCCTTGTGCAGAGTGTGCAGGTGGGAGAACGCGGCGACGCCTTTCTGATGAACGGCAACGGAGAGCTGCAGACCGCTTCCCGCTTCAACGGCGGTCCGCTTGCGCGGGCACCTATAGAACCGGTGGAACGCTTCCGGGGCGTGCGGACGCGTGATGCGGCCATGCACGGGCGTGCCTATCTGGCGGGCATGGCGTGGCTGGAAAAGGCCCCTTGGGTGCTGGTTATTTCCGAAGATCTGGCAGAAGGCATGTCTCCGCTGCTCAGTACCCAGACGGATGTGCTGCTGATTACGGGGTTTGGCGTCATATTTATTGTGCTGGGCACCATTCTTACCAGCCGCACGGTGGTGGAGCGCATACGCAAGGCTGATCTGGACTCTGCCCGGCTGGATGCCTCGCTGCTGCACCAGAGCAAAATGGCGGCACTGGGCAAGATGGCTGCCGGGGTGGCGCATGAGCTGAACAATCCGCTCACGCTTATCAGGGAGGCGGCTGGCTGGCTGCGCGACCTCATGGACCCGGACGAGAAGGAGCCTCTGGACCGTAAAGAGGGATGTGAGGTGCTGGACCGCATCGATTCCTACATTGAACGGGCGCGGGGTATTACACACCGCATGCTCAGCTTCGGACGGCGTATGGACCCGGTGCGGGAGCACGTGAACCTGAATCAGCTTGTCGGGGAAACGGTGGCTTTTCTGGAAAATGAGGCCATGCACCGCAGCATAACCATAGAGAAGGAGTACGACCCCGCCCTGCCCACGGTAAGTACAGACCCGTCCCAGATGCAGCAGGTGTTCCTTAATCTCATAGATAACGCCATAGACGCCGTGGGTGAAGACGGCGTCATAACCGTGCGCACATCGGTGTATGGAGATGGCAAATTTGCACGGGTTGAGGTGGTGGATACCGGGCCGGGTATCCCGCAGCATGTTCTGGATAAGGTGTTCGATCCCTTCTTCACCACCAAGAGCGTGGGCGAAGGAACTGGTCTGGGGTTGGCCATTTCTTTCGGCATTGTAGAGAACATGGGCGGACACCTGCTGGTGGACAGCGAGGTAGGCAAGGGAACAACCTTCTCGGTTCTGCTGCCTCTGGGGTAG
- a CDS encoding response regulator, giving the protein MEDDKKMVVLVVDDEDDFRLFFARRFSRRGMKVLDASGGVMALEKLRENPVDVVLLDLKMPGMDGMETLIEVKRQFPTVEVILLTGHGSTDSGVQSLKYGAYDYTMKPYDIDELEKKIRSAFERRSLHLERLRGEACNGS; this is encoded by the coding sequence ATGGAAGATGACAAAAAAATGGTGGTGCTGGTTGTGGACGACGAGGACGATTTTCGGTTGTTCTTCGCAAGGCGGTTTTCCCGGCGCGGCATGAAGGTGCTGGATGCTTCCGGCGGCGTGATGGCTCTGGAGAAGCTGCGGGAAAATCCGGTGGATGTGGTGCTGCTGGATCTGAAAATGCCGGGTATGGACGGCATGGAAACGCTCATTGAAGTGAAACGGCAGTTTCCCACGGTGGAGGTTATTCTGCTAACGGGGCACGGGTCCACCGATTCCGGCGTGCAGAGCCTGAAATACGGAGCCTATGACTATACCATGAAACCTTATGACATAGACGAACTGGAAAAAAAGATACGCAGCGCCTTTGAACGGCGTTCTCTGCATCTGGAGCGTCTGCGGGGCGAGGCGTGCAATGGAAGCTGA
- a CDS encoding sensor histidine kinase, which yields MQWKLTATARCDGADFATGKGCSSDTRACRPHKAEEAGGREAGERHPDRLAAVGEVALGIAHEVNTPLGIIAQEVELLRVLFDAERRAGRSIPAEADESLAQILGQVQRCGEITHSMLSLAGGRPPIPQKADVADIVEGMVGLVEREAQKRGIALVRRYPACGSFGVATDPPMLRQVVLNLLENAMLAVERGGSITVCVVAEEPGFWTLRVRDSGCGIAQEHIGRVFNPFFTTRPPGQGTGLGLAICASIVHRLGGSITVGSTPGTGTEVSVCLPADVEA from the coding sequence GTGCAATGGAAGCTGACCGCCACTGCGCGGTGTGACGGGGCGGATTTTGCCACCGGGAAAGGCTGTTCCAGCGATACGCGGGCTTGCCGTCCGCATAAGGCGGAAGAAGCAGGGGGCCGGGAGGCCGGAGAAAGGCATCCAGACCGGCTTGCCGCCGTGGGTGAAGTAGCGCTGGGTATTGCCCACGAGGTAAATACCCCGCTGGGCATCATCGCGCAGGAAGTGGAACTGCTGCGGGTTCTTTTTGATGCGGAACGCCGGGCAGGGCGGAGCATCCCTGCTGAGGCGGATGAATCGCTTGCGCAGATTCTGGGGCAGGTGCAGCGTTGCGGCGAGATTACGCACAGCATGCTTTCGCTGGCGGGGGGCAGACCTCCCATTCCCCAGAAGGCTGACGTGGCGGATATTGTGGAAGGCATGGTGGGCCTTGTGGAGCGGGAGGCGCAAAAACGGGGCATTGCTCTTGTGCGGCGTTATCCGGCTTGCGGCAGTTTTGGTGTAGCCACAGACCCGCCCATGCTGCGGCAGGTGGTGCTCAACCTTCTGGAAAACGCCATGCTGGCGGTGGAGCGGGGCGGAAGTATAACGGTTTGCGTGGTGGCTGAAGAGCCGGGCTTCTGGACCCTGCGTGTGCGGGATAGCGGGTGCGGCATTGCCCAGGAGCATATAGGACGCGTGTTCAACCCGTTTTTCACCACCCGTCCGCCGGGGCAGGGCACGGGTTTGGGGCTTGCCATCTGCGCGTCCATAGTGCATCGGCTTGGGGGAAGCATTACGGTGGGCAGTACGCCCGGTACGGGAACGGAAGTATCGGTCTGCCTGCCCGCCGATGTTGAGGCGTAG
- a CDS encoding response regulator: protein MTTRIRVLVVDDEPRFRENLVRLLALQGFDAVSAPGGHEALATLRENRFDVAVVDMKMPGMDGMETLRGIRLLSDAPACIILTGHVCMDDAVEGMHCGAAEYLLKPCPTDDLAERIVRAYERRREHRTGLCARG, encoded by the coding sequence ATGACAACCCGCATCCGTGTGCTGGTGGTGGATGACGAGCCACGGTTCCGCGAAAATTTGGTGCGGCTCCTCGCATTGCAGGGTTTTGATGCTGTTTCTGCCCCCGGCGGGCATGAGGCGCTAGCCACACTGCGGGAAAACCGGTTTGACGTGGCCGTGGTGGACATGAAAATGCCGGGAATGGACGGCATGGAAACCCTGCGCGGTATCCGCCTTCTTTCCGATGCGCCAGCCTGTATTATCCTCACCGGGCACGTGTGCATGGATGATGCTGTGGAAGGCATGCACTGCGGCGCTGCGGAGTATCTGCTCAAGCCCTGTCCGACCGACGATCTGGCAGAGCGCATAGTAAGGGCGTATGAACGGCGCAGGGAACACAGGACAGGGCTGTGTGCCCGTGGCTGA
- a CDS encoding PEP/pyruvate-binding domain-containing protein — MKNLIKRLRSLLVFSGGALPPAAPAPPNQEEAAARFTLRYNAFRDLLESNSELLGIMGEMQAMLEGNRVFGRPFLSAQSSRAIFHAARMTASLHTLSGGRYGGLHNALHDIRTRLDEAVAMRRPQGRTELVLPLHALEHDDVATAGAKSTHLAELGRMGLPVPPGFVVTTSAYDLFMEHDGLLDRILRKAREILPEDAESIRSVSLALRDMVLSQAVPLPIVNAMQKEADALREEGICRFAVRSSALGEDGALSYAGQYATMLNVHSNGLAPAYREVVASLFSERAITYRLFTGQPLEESAMAVQCLAMVDAVAGGALHTRSQDADTVLIDGIWGLGAYAADGTVTPDRFTVCRTSLKLLAVSTAAKHVRLNAVQSNGTGRDNVPDELRDAPCLQAAQTTALAAHGLYAEDRFGCAQDMEWAVDRNGNHVFLQTRPLRACRERAAPRPPLQPQPHCGEAASAGTQATQAAKSPVPEEAQTAPARCLLAENNHPLLRGGDCACAGVGTGPVVHLRDETPPSHLPAHAVLVVRHPSPRLVPALVRASGLIAETGSLTGHLALLAREFRVPALFNVPDAMAVLQEGETVTLDALCRRVYRGRVESLLESTPSYPAMAGTAMLALLRQAADNIFPLHLTDPESQDFLPENCRTIHDIMRFAHEMCYREMFSISDALSDAHIAAVRLRAAIPLDLRVINLGGGMGDRQDMQTACGPVTGTGMGAGNATPPPGRGTGGFICPADISSLPFAALLKGMLDPAVAHGGPRPVSVRGFLSVMGRQMLEPPPAASRRFGDRSYAIISDRYLNFSSRVGYHYSVLDAFCSSNVHSNYVHFEFKGGAAHEDRRARRAQALALVLEGLGFSMERTGDRVTARFRKHDAAETLERVTALGRLLIYSRQMDMLMQDNATAQLAAESFLRGEYWRFS; from the coding sequence ATGAAAAACCTGATCAAACGCCTTCGCTCTTTGCTGGTTTTCTCAGGCGGTGCCCTGCCGCCTGCGGCACCCGCCCCTCCAAATCAGGAAGAGGCCGCAGCGCGTTTCACACTGCGGTACAACGCCTTCCGGGATCTTCTGGAATCCAACTCTGAGCTTCTGGGCATTATGGGTGAAATGCAGGCAATGCTGGAGGGCAACCGCGTTTTCGGACGTCCCTTTCTGTCTGCGCAGTCATCCCGCGCCATATTTCATGCCGCACGCATGACAGCCAGTCTGCACACCCTTTCAGGCGGCCGGTATGGCGGCCTTCACAATGCGCTGCACGATATCCGCACCCGGCTGGATGAGGCGGTCGCAATGCGCCGCCCGCAGGGACGCACCGAACTGGTGCTTCCGCTGCATGCCCTGGAGCATGATGATGTGGCTACCGCAGGAGCGAAAAGCACACACCTTGCCGAACTTGGCAGGATGGGACTGCCTGTCCCGCCGGGATTCGTCGTTACCACCTCTGCCTATGACCTGTTCATGGAGCACGACGGCCTGCTTGACCGCATTCTGCGCAAGGCACGGGAAATACTTCCGGAAGATGCCGAATCCATCCGCTCCGTTTCGCTCGCGCTGCGTGACATGGTGCTCAGCCAGGCCGTGCCGCTCCCCATTGTCAACGCCATGCAGAAAGAGGCGGATGCCCTGCGGGAGGAAGGAATCTGCCGCTTTGCCGTGCGCAGCAGTGCACTGGGAGAAGACGGAGCGCTCTCCTATGCGGGGCAATACGCCACCATGCTGAATGTGCACAGCAACGGACTTGCCCCCGCCTACCGCGAGGTGGTGGCAAGCCTGTTCTCCGAACGGGCCATCACCTACCGGCTGTTCACGGGCCAGCCTCTGGAAGAATCGGCCATGGCCGTGCAATGCCTTGCCATGGTGGACGCGGTGGCGGGAGGAGCCCTGCATACCCGATCGCAGGATGCGGATACCGTGCTCATAGACGGTATTTGGGGACTGGGAGCCTATGCTGCCGACGGCACGGTCACGCCGGACAGGTTTACCGTCTGCCGTACAAGTCTGAAGCTGCTTGCCGTCAGCACCGCCGCAAAGCACGTTCGCCTTAACGCTGTGCAGAGCAACGGCACGGGCAGGGACAACGTGCCCGACGAACTTCGGGATGCGCCGTGTCTGCAGGCGGCACAGACCACCGCCCTTGCCGCCCATGGGCTGTATGCTGAAGACCGTTTCGGGTGTGCGCAGGACATGGAATGGGCTGTGGACAGAAACGGCAACCACGTTTTCCTGCAAACGCGGCCATTACGGGCATGCCGGGAACGTGCCGCCCCACGGCCCCCGCTGCAGCCGCAGCCTCATTGCGGCGAAGCAGCTTCTGCCGGCACGCAGGCGACTCAGGCTGCGAAAAGCCCGGTCCCGGAAGAAGCGCAGACCGCTCCTGCCCGCTGTCTTCTTGCGGAGAACAACCATCCTTTGCTGCGCGGCGGCGACTGCGCCTGCGCAGGCGTGGGCACCGGACCTGTGGTGCACCTGCGTGATGAGACCCCGCCATCGCATCTTCCCGCTCACGCCGTGCTGGTGGTCCGGCATCCTTCTCCGCGTCTTGTGCCTGCACTGGTGCGCGCGTCCGGGCTCATTGCGGAGACAGGCAGCCTGACAGGACACCTTGCCCTGCTTGCAAGGGAGTTCCGCGTGCCCGCCCTCTTCAACGTTCCTGATGCCATGGCAGTGCTGCAGGAAGGGGAAACGGTCACTCTGGATGCGTTGTGCAGGCGGGTATACCGGGGACGGGTGGAATCGCTGCTGGAATCGACTCCCAGTTATCCCGCCATGGCGGGCACGGCCATGCTTGCCTTGCTGCGCCAGGCGGCGGACAACATCTTTCCGCTGCACCTTACCGATCCGGAATCACAGGACTTCTTGCCGGAAAACTGCCGTACAATTCACGACATAATGCGCTTTGCACACGAGATGTGCTACCGTGAAATGTTCTCCATCAGCGATGCGCTCTCAGACGCCCACATTGCCGCAGTGCGGCTGCGGGCGGCCATTCCGCTGGACCTGCGCGTCATCAACCTTGGCGGCGGAATGGGTGACAGACAGGATATGCAGACTGCCTGCGGACCCGTTACCGGAACGGGCATGGGAGCGGGCAATGCAACACCCCCTCCGGGCAGGGGAACGGGCGGATTCATTTGTCCGGCAGATATCTCTTCACTGCCGTTCGCTGCCCTGCTCAAGGGCATGCTGGACCCGGCCGTCGCCCACGGCGGGCCACGCCCCGTAAGCGTGCGCGGCTTTCTCTCCGTCATGGGCAGGCAGATGCTGGAGCCTCCGCCGGCCGCAAGCCGCCGGTTCGGGGACCGCAGCTACGCCATAATCTCAGACCGCTACCTGAACTTCAGTTCCCGCGTGGGGTATCATTACAGTGTGCTGGACGCTTTTTGCAGCTCCAACGTGCACAGCAACTACGTGCACTTTGAATTCAAGGGCGGTGCCGCGCATGAAGACAGAAGAGCCCGCCGGGCGCAGGCACTCGCTCTGGTGCTGGAGGGGCTGGGCTTTTCCATGGAGCGCACCGGCGACCGGGTGACCGCCCGGTTCCGCAAGCATGACGCGGCAGAAACCCTTGAGCGCGTTACCGCGCTGGGCAGACTGCTCATCTACTCCCGGCAGATGGATATGCTGATGCAGGACAATGCCACCGCGCAACTGGCGGCAGAGAGTTTCTTACGGGGGGAATACTGGCGTTTTTCTTAG